Proteins encoded together in one Dasypus novemcinctus isolate mDasNov1 chromosome 9, mDasNov1.1.hap2, whole genome shotgun sequence window:
- the LOC101442268 gene encoding olfactory receptor 2G3-like → MQRLGKKNYSSVSEFILLGFSSDSQVGMALFTFFLLLYLTTLLGNGLIVTLIYLDSHLHIPMYFFLSILSLVDISYVTTTVPQMLVNMVCPRRTIPWGACIAQMFIFLVLGIAECVLYAIMAYDRYIAICFPLHYMLLMSHLTCIKMVTVCWTISIAGALIYTVITMHLPYCGPHKINHFFCEVPALLKLACADTSLNDKLDFILGFILLLVPLFLILVSYVRIFASILRIRSSQGRLKSFSTCASHITVVTMFYGPAMTMYMRPSSWYDPERDKKLALFYNVVSAFLNPIIYSLRNKDIKEAFLKVFGDR, encoded by the coding sequence ATGCAGCGCCTTGGCAAGAAGAACTATAGCTCTGTGTCAGAGTTCATCCTCCTTGGCTTCTCCAGTGATTCACAGGTTGGAATGGCCCTGTTcaccttctttctcctcctttacCTCACCACACTTCTAGGCAATGGACTCATTGTCACCTTGATCTACCTGGACTCACACCTCCATATACCTATGTACTTCTTTCTCAGTATCCTCTCCTTAGTGGACATAAGCTATGTCACCACCACTGTACCCCAGATGTTAGTTAATATGGTGTGTCCAAGGAGGACCATCCCTTGGGGAGCTTGCATAGCCCAGATGTTCATCTTCTTGGTCCTGGGCATTGCTGAATGTGTCCTCTATGCCATTATGGCCTATGACAGGTATATCGCCATTTGTTTCCCCCTTCACTATATGCTACTCATGAGCCATCTGACTTGTATCAAGATGGTCACTGTCTGTTGGACCATCAGCATAGCTGGGGCCCTAATCTACACTGTCATCACCATGCATCTGCCTTATTGTGGCCCCCACAAGATAAACCACTTCTTCTGTGAGGTTCCTGCTCTGCTGAAGTTGGCCTGTGCAGACACATCCCTCAATGACAAGTTGGACTTCATCTTGGGTTTCATCTTGCTTCTGGTCCCACTCTTCCTCATCCTGGTCTCTTATGTTCGCATCTTTGCCTCCATATTAAGAATCCGCTCATCCCAGGGGCGGCTCAAGTCCTTCTCTACATGTGCTTCCCACATCACTGTGGTCACTATGTTCTATGGGCCAGCCATGACCATGTACATGAGGCCCAGTTCCTGGTATGACCCAGAGAGAGACAAGAAGCTGGCCCTGTTCTACAATGTTGTCTCTGCCTTCCTCAACCCCATTATCTACAGTCTCAGGAACAAAGACATAAAGGAAGCCTTTCTGAAAGTATTTGGAGACAGATAG